The proteins below are encoded in one region of Hordeum vulgare subsp. vulgare chromosome 3H, MorexV3_pseudomolecules_assembly, whole genome shotgun sequence:
- the LOC123442928 gene encoding glutamine--tRNA ligase isoform X1, producing the protein MVDGEKASAPPLLRLETLLALGLDQRTAENALVNSKVTANLAAVVAEAGITGCDKSVGNLLYAVATKYPNNALVHRPALISYIVSTKIKNPAQLDAALSFLTNTGPESLDIGKFEEACGVGVVVSIEEIQSTVSEVLKENLEAILEQRYHINVGGLCGQVRKRHPWGDAKATKEEIEKKLAEILGPKTEADNVKPVKKKKEKPAKVEEKKVAVATAAPPSEEELNPYTIFPQPAENNKVHTEIFFSDGNIWRAHNTKEILEKHLKATGGKVMTRFPPEPNGYLHIGHAKAMFIDFGLAKERNGHCYLRFDDTNPEAEKKEYIDHIQEIVKWMGWEPYKVTYTSDYFQALYEHAVELIRKGLAYVDHQTAEQIKEYREKKMDSPWRDRPIEESLQLFEDMRRGLIAEGAATLRMKQDMQNDNKNMSDLIAYRIKFTPHPHAGDKWCIYPSYDYAHCMVDSLENITHSLCTLEFDIRRPSYYWLLVALGLYQPHVWEYSRLNISHTMMSKRKLNRLVTEKWVDGWDDPRLLTLAGLRRRGVSATAINSFIRGIGITRSDNSLIRVDRLEYHIREELNKTASRTMVVLHPLKVVITNLEDGKVIDLDGKKWPDAPADEASSYYKVPFSKIVYIEKTDFRVKDSKDYYGLAPGKSALLRYAFPIKCTEVIYGDNPDDIVEIRAEYDPSKTSKPKGVLHWVAQPAPGVEPLKVEIRLFEKLFLSENPAELEDWLGDLNPHSKEVVKDAYAVPSLATAVVGDNFQFERLGYFAVDTDSTPEKLVFNRTVTLRDSYGKAGPK; encoded by the exons ATGGTCGACGGGGAGAAGGCCTCGGCCCCGCCCCTGCTGCGGCTGGAGACGCTGCTCGCGCTCGGCCTCGACCAGCGCACGGCCGAGAACGCGCTGGTCAATAGCAAGGTCACCGCCAACCTAGCCGCCGTCGTAGCCGAG GCTGGGATAACTGGATGCGACAAGTCCGTCGGGAATCTTCTGTACGCA GTTGCCACGAAGTACCCAAATAATGCACTTGTCCATCGTCCTGCTCTCATTAGCTACATCGTTTCGaccaag ATCAAGAACCCTGCACAGCTAGATGCTGCTCTGTCGTTTCTTACTAATACCGGTCCTGAATCTTTGGATATTGGGAAGTTTGAAGAAGCCTGTGGTGTAG GTGTGGTTGTTTCTATTGAAGAGATTCAGTCAACTGTCTCTGAGGTTCTGAAGGAAAACCTGGAAGCTATATTGGAGCAGCGCTATCACATAAATG TTGGTGGCCTATGCGGACAGGTCAGGAAGCGGCACCCCTGGGGCGATGCCAAGGCAACAAAG GAGGAGATTGAGAAGAAGCTTGCTGAGATACTAGGTCCGAAGACGGAAGCTGACAATGTAAAACCagtgaaaaagaagaaggagaaaccggCAAAAGTTGAG GAGAAAAAGGTTGCAGTAGCCACTGCCGCCCCACCATCTGAGGAGGAATTGAATCCTTATACAATATTTCCCCAGCCAGCGGAAAACAATAAG GTTCATACAGAAATATTCTTCAGCGATGGGAACATATGGAGGGCGCATAACACGAAGGAGATATTAGAGAAACATCTTAAGGCAACTGGTGGAAAAGTGATGACGCGTTTCCCACCAGAACCTAATGGATACCTTCATATCGGTCATGCTAAG GCTATGTTTATTGATTTTGGATTGGCTAAAGAGCGAAATGGTCACTGTTATCTCAG GTTTGATGACACAAATCCAGAAGCTGAAAAGAAAGAATATATAGACCACATCCAGGAGATAGTCAAGTGGATGGGGTGGGAGCCCTATAAAGTTACATATACAAGTGATTATTTCCAAGCTTTATATGAGCATGCAGTTGAGTTAATACGGAAAGGGCTAGCCTATGTGGATCACCAG ACTGCAGAACAAATCAAGGAATACAGGGAAAAGAAGATGGATAGTCCATGGAGGGACAGGCCCATTGAAGAGTCTTTGCAGTTATTTGAAGACATGCGGCGTGGGTTGATTGCTGAGGGTGCTGCAACTCTCCGAATGAAGCAGGACATGCAGAATGATAACAAGAACATGTCTGATTTAATAGCATATAGAATAAAA TTCACTCCTCATCCACATGCTGGCGACAAATGGTGTATCTATCCAAGCTATGACTATGCTCATTGCATGGTGGATTCACTTGAAAACATTACACATTCT TTGTGCACGCTTGAGTTCGACATACGCCGCCCGTCATACTACTGGCTACTTGTTGCCTTGGGTTTGTACCAGCCACATGTTTGGGAGTATTCGAGGCTAAACATATCACATACTATGATGTCCAAAAGAAAG TTGAATCGGCTTGTGACAGAGAAGTGGGTAGATGGGTGGGATGATCCTCGTTTGTTGACTTTGGCGGGACTGAGGCGACGGGGAGTATCAGCAACTGCGATCAATTCATTTATCCGTGGAATTGGGATAACGAGAAG TGACAATAGCTTAATTCGTGTTGACCGTCTTGAATATCATATCAGAGAAGAACTGAATAAAACAGCTTCTCGAACCATGGTTGTTTTGCATCCTCTAAAG GTTGTAATAACCAACTTGGAAGATGGAAAAGTCATAGACCTTGATGGAAAAAAGTGGCCTGATGCTCCTGCTGATGAAGCATCGTCCTACTACAAG GTTCCTTTCTCAAAAATTGTCTACATTGAAAAAACTGATTTTCGCGTGAAAGACTCGAAAGATTACTATGGGCTGGCACCTGGTAAATCTGCCCTGCTGAG GTATGCATTCCCGATAAAATGCACAGAGGTTATTTATGGTGATAATCCAGATGATATTGTTGAAATTCGAGCCGAGTATGACCCCTCAAAGACCTCCAAACCTAAG GGTGTTCTGCACTGGGTTGCCCAGCCAGCACCTGGAGTTGAGCCATTAAAGGTCGAAATAAGATTGTTTGAGAAATTATTCTTATCGGAG AATCCTGCCGAATTGGAAGATTGGCTTGGTGATCTTAACCCGCACTCGAAAGAGGTTGTAAAGGACGCCTATGCTGTACCGTCACTCGCCACCGCGGTTGTGGGCGACAATTTCCAGTTTGAGCGGCTTG GCTACTTTGCTGTGGACACGGACTCGACTCCCGAGAAGCTTGTGTTCAACAGGACTGTAACCCTGCGCGACTCTTATGGGAAGGCTGGACCCAAGTGA
- the LOC123442928 gene encoding glutamine--tRNA ligase isoform X2: MVDGEKASAPPLLRLETLLALGLDQRTAENALVNSKVTANLAAVVAEAGITGCDKSVGNLLYAIKNPAQLDAALSFLTNTGPESLDIGKFEEACGVGVVVSIEEIQSTVSEVLKENLEAILEQRYHINVGGLCGQVRKRHPWGDAKATKEEIEKKLAEILGPKTEADNVKPVKKKKEKPAKVEEKKVAVATAAPPSEEELNPYTIFPQPAENNKVHTEIFFSDGNIWRAHNTKEILEKHLKATGGKVMTRFPPEPNGYLHIGHAKAMFIDFGLAKERNGHCYLRFDDTNPEAEKKEYIDHIQEIVKWMGWEPYKVTYTSDYFQALYEHAVELIRKGLAYVDHQTAEQIKEYREKKMDSPWRDRPIEESLQLFEDMRRGLIAEGAATLRMKQDMQNDNKNMSDLIAYRIKFTPHPHAGDKWCIYPSYDYAHCMVDSLENITHSLCTLEFDIRRPSYYWLLVALGLYQPHVWEYSRLNISHTMMSKRKLNRLVTEKWVDGWDDPRLLTLAGLRRRGVSATAINSFIRGIGITRSDNSLIRVDRLEYHIREELNKTASRTMVVLHPLKVVITNLEDGKVIDLDGKKWPDAPADEASSYYKVPFSKIVYIEKTDFRVKDSKDYYGLAPGKSALLRYAFPIKCTEVIYGDNPDDIVEIRAEYDPSKTSKPKGVLHWVAQPAPGVEPLKVEIRLFEKLFLSENPAELEDWLGDLNPHSKEVVKDAYAVPSLATAVVGDNFQFERLGYFAVDTDSTPEKLVFNRTVTLRDSYGKAGPK; this comes from the exons ATGGTCGACGGGGAGAAGGCCTCGGCCCCGCCCCTGCTGCGGCTGGAGACGCTGCTCGCGCTCGGCCTCGACCAGCGCACGGCCGAGAACGCGCTGGTCAATAGCAAGGTCACCGCCAACCTAGCCGCCGTCGTAGCCGAG GCTGGGATAACTGGATGCGACAAGTCCGTCGGGAATCTTCTGTACGCA ATCAAGAACCCTGCACAGCTAGATGCTGCTCTGTCGTTTCTTACTAATACCGGTCCTGAATCTTTGGATATTGGGAAGTTTGAAGAAGCCTGTGGTGTAG GTGTGGTTGTTTCTATTGAAGAGATTCAGTCAACTGTCTCTGAGGTTCTGAAGGAAAACCTGGAAGCTATATTGGAGCAGCGCTATCACATAAATG TTGGTGGCCTATGCGGACAGGTCAGGAAGCGGCACCCCTGGGGCGATGCCAAGGCAACAAAG GAGGAGATTGAGAAGAAGCTTGCTGAGATACTAGGTCCGAAGACGGAAGCTGACAATGTAAAACCagtgaaaaagaagaaggagaaaccggCAAAAGTTGAG GAGAAAAAGGTTGCAGTAGCCACTGCCGCCCCACCATCTGAGGAGGAATTGAATCCTTATACAATATTTCCCCAGCCAGCGGAAAACAATAAG GTTCATACAGAAATATTCTTCAGCGATGGGAACATATGGAGGGCGCATAACACGAAGGAGATATTAGAGAAACATCTTAAGGCAACTGGTGGAAAAGTGATGACGCGTTTCCCACCAGAACCTAATGGATACCTTCATATCGGTCATGCTAAG GCTATGTTTATTGATTTTGGATTGGCTAAAGAGCGAAATGGTCACTGTTATCTCAG GTTTGATGACACAAATCCAGAAGCTGAAAAGAAAGAATATATAGACCACATCCAGGAGATAGTCAAGTGGATGGGGTGGGAGCCCTATAAAGTTACATATACAAGTGATTATTTCCAAGCTTTATATGAGCATGCAGTTGAGTTAATACGGAAAGGGCTAGCCTATGTGGATCACCAG ACTGCAGAACAAATCAAGGAATACAGGGAAAAGAAGATGGATAGTCCATGGAGGGACAGGCCCATTGAAGAGTCTTTGCAGTTATTTGAAGACATGCGGCGTGGGTTGATTGCTGAGGGTGCTGCAACTCTCCGAATGAAGCAGGACATGCAGAATGATAACAAGAACATGTCTGATTTAATAGCATATAGAATAAAA TTCACTCCTCATCCACATGCTGGCGACAAATGGTGTATCTATCCAAGCTATGACTATGCTCATTGCATGGTGGATTCACTTGAAAACATTACACATTCT TTGTGCACGCTTGAGTTCGACATACGCCGCCCGTCATACTACTGGCTACTTGTTGCCTTGGGTTTGTACCAGCCACATGTTTGGGAGTATTCGAGGCTAAACATATCACATACTATGATGTCCAAAAGAAAG TTGAATCGGCTTGTGACAGAGAAGTGGGTAGATGGGTGGGATGATCCTCGTTTGTTGACTTTGGCGGGACTGAGGCGACGGGGAGTATCAGCAACTGCGATCAATTCATTTATCCGTGGAATTGGGATAACGAGAAG TGACAATAGCTTAATTCGTGTTGACCGTCTTGAATATCATATCAGAGAAGAACTGAATAAAACAGCTTCTCGAACCATGGTTGTTTTGCATCCTCTAAAG GTTGTAATAACCAACTTGGAAGATGGAAAAGTCATAGACCTTGATGGAAAAAAGTGGCCTGATGCTCCTGCTGATGAAGCATCGTCCTACTACAAG GTTCCTTTCTCAAAAATTGTCTACATTGAAAAAACTGATTTTCGCGTGAAAGACTCGAAAGATTACTATGGGCTGGCACCTGGTAAATCTGCCCTGCTGAG GTATGCATTCCCGATAAAATGCACAGAGGTTATTTATGGTGATAATCCAGATGATATTGTTGAAATTCGAGCCGAGTATGACCCCTCAAAGACCTCCAAACCTAAG GGTGTTCTGCACTGGGTTGCCCAGCCAGCACCTGGAGTTGAGCCATTAAAGGTCGAAATAAGATTGTTTGAGAAATTATTCTTATCGGAG AATCCTGCCGAATTGGAAGATTGGCTTGGTGATCTTAACCCGCACTCGAAAGAGGTTGTAAAGGACGCCTATGCTGTACCGTCACTCGCCACCGCGGTTGTGGGCGACAATTTCCAGTTTGAGCGGCTTG GCTACTTTGCTGTGGACACGGACTCGACTCCCGAGAAGCTTGTGTTCAACAGGACTGTAACCCTGCGCGACTCTTATGGGAAGGCTGGACCCAAGTGA
- the LOC123439496 gene encoding berberine bridge enzyme-like Cyn d 4 has product MAVSTTAVLSLLLVACFCCDVFLPSLASSSEENFVACLSEKIPGELLYTQSSSGFLSVLTASVQNARFATNATVRPACIVTASDVAHVQDAVWCGRRHGVRLRVRSGGHDYEGLSYRSVRAEVFAVLDLARLRDVRVSPGEASAWVDSGATLGELYYAVGMASPTLAFPGGACPTVGVGGFLSGGGIGLMMRKFGTGADNVLDAKIVNADGVLLDRAAMGEDLFWAIRGGGGESFGVVVSWKLKLSVVPRTVTVVNTDRTFDESTAAVLAKWETLAIRPFLPDLTIRAVVQGNNTVFQTLFLGSCSQLISKMDAFFPELGTTAADCREMSWVRAMAFIVLSSKDVNVPLEGMLSRTNNLSGYVKNKSDYVRCAVGKAGWERVYREHLSRNGALMMIMEPHGGVVGSVIADSATPYPHRRGVLYNIQYVTYWCCAADGGAAEAAAGLINGLYGFMEPLVSSNPREAFVNYRDLDIGQNAVGDDGVTTYESGRVWGEKYFMGNFRRLATVKGKVDPGDYFRNEQSIPPLLAV; this is encoded by the coding sequence ATGGCTGTCTCGACGACGGcagtgctgtcactgttgctcgtCGCGTGCTTCTGCTGCGACGTCTTCCTCCCTTCGCTAGCCTCCTCCTCCGAGGAGAACTTCGTTGCATGCCTGTCGGAGAAGATACCGGGCGAGCTCCTGTACACGCAGAGCTCCAGCGGCTTCTTGTCCGTGCTGACGGCCTCCGTCCAGAACGCCAGGTTCGCGACCAACGCCACGGTGCGGCCCGCGTGCATCGTCACGGCGTCCGACGTCGCCCACGTCCAGGACGCGGTCTGGTGCGGCCGCCGGCACGGCGTGCGCCTCCGCGTGCGCAGCGGCGGGCACGACTACGAGGGCCTCTCGTACCGGTCCGTGCGCGCCGAGGTGTTCGCCGTGCTGGACCTCGCGAGGCTGCGCGACGTGCGCGTCAGTCCCGGGGAGGCCTCCGCGTGGGTGGACTCCGGCGCTACGCTCGGGGAGCTCTACTACGCCGTCGGCATGGCCAGCCCCACGCTGGCGTTCCCGGGCGGCGCGTGCCCGACGGTCGGCGTCGGAGGGTTCTTGAGCGGAGGAGGCATCGGGCTGATGATGCGCAAGTTCGGCACCGGGGCGGACAACGTGCTCGACGCCAAGATCGTCAATGCCGACGGCGTCCTCCTCGACAGGGCCGCAATGGGGGAGGATCTCTTCTGGGCCATCCGGGGCGGAGGCGGCGAGAGCTTCGGCGTGGTGGTGTCGTGGAAGCTGAAGCTCTCCGTGGTCCCTCGGACGGTGACGGTGGTGAACACCGACAGGACCTTCGACGAGAGCACCGCCGCCGTCCTCGCCAAATGGGAGACGCTGGCGATCAGGCCGTTCCTCCCGGACCTGACGATCCGCGCCGTGGTGCAGGGCAACAACACCGTGTTCCAGACCCTCTTCCTGGGCAGCTGCTCGCAGCTCATCTCCAAGATGGACGCCTTCTTCCCGGAGCTCGGCACGACGGCGGCCGACTGCAGGGAGATGAGCTGGGTGCGCGCCATGGCGTTCATCGTCCTGAGCAGCAAGGACGTCAACGTGCCACTGGAGGGGATGCTGAGCCGGACCAACAACCTGAGCGGCTACGTGAAGAACAAGTCGGACTACGTGCGGTGCGCCGTCGGCAAGGCGGGGTGGGAGCGCGTCTACCGGGAGCACCTGTCGCGGAACGGCgcgctgatgatgatcatggagccgcacggcggcgtggtcggcagCGTCATCGCGGACTCCGCCACGCCGTACCCGCACCGGAGGGGCGTGCTCTACAACATCCAGTACGTCACCTACTGGTGCTGCGCGGCGGACGGCGGCGCGGCGGAGGCGGCCGCCGGGTTGATCAACGGCCTGTACGGGTTCATGGAGCCGCTGGTGAGCAGCAACCCGAGGGAGGCCTTCGTCAACTACCGCGACCTGGACATCGGGCAGAACGCGGTGGGCGACGACGGCGTGACGACGTACGAGAGCGGGAGGGTGTGGGGGGAGAAGTACTTCATGGGGAACTTCCGGCGGCTGGCGACGGTGAAGGGGAAGGTGGATCCCGGCGACTACTTCAGGAACGAGCAGAGCATCCCGCCGCTCCTAGCCGTCTAG